One region of Turicibacter bilis genomic DNA includes:
- a CDS encoding glycosyltransferase family 4 protein, giving the protein MIKVLHLLPMNKLSGAERMGLLICKHMSEVESYVITGGADLAAVFEKEGIQTNHLNFSMRQLPQVIKQLNRFIREKQIDIIHAHDNIASLSAYLTKKRYGLKVKIVSHIHNCYPWLEGNGVYKRIDQFIRPKYDFNIACGQIVYDYYYQHAPYFNLKKTCILSNAIDVSNLGITPQNQVNEIREIFNIPSDQKIIGYIGRLSEQKGMIPFIKALKNYKDQFENCKFLIVGSGEQEDETKQLVKEFELEELFIFTGFQSNIYPFYQLIDIFFLPSLYEGLPMVLLEAMAFRKAVVSMNVGSINEIIKDDITGKLVKPKAYSEFIKCLYNIKEDETILQKYGNNARMLIEGNNDIKAYVKKIISIYDKVINL; this is encoded by the coding sequence ATGATTAAAGTTTTACATTTGTTACCGATGAATAAGTTAAGTGGAGCAGAACGGATGGGATTACTCATTTGTAAACATATGTCTGAAGTTGAATCCTATGTTATAACAGGTGGAGCAGACTTAGCAGCGGTGTTTGAAAAAGAAGGTATTCAAACGAACCACTTAAATTTTTCTATGAGGCAGTTACCACAAGTGATCAAGCAATTAAATCGATTTATTAGGGAAAAACAAATTGATATTATCCATGCTCATGATAATATCGCTTCTTTAAGTGCTTATTTAACGAAAAAAAGATATGGATTAAAGGTGAAAATTGTTTCTCATATTCATAATTGTTATCCATGGCTAGAAGGTAATGGAGTCTATAAACGTATTGATCAGTTCATTCGTCCAAAATACGATTTCAATATTGCATGTGGGCAAATTGTTTATGATTATTATTATCAGCATGCGCCCTACTTTAACCTAAAGAAAACATGTATTTTATCAAATGCGATTGATGTGAGTAACTTAGGGATAACTCCGCAAAACCAAGTGAACGAAATTCGAGAAATATTTAATATTCCTTCTGATCAGAAAATCATTGGTTATATTGGGCGACTATCTGAACAAAAAGGAATGATACCATTTATTAAGGCGTTGAAAAATTACAAAGATCAGTTTGAAAATTGTAAGTTTTTGATTGTTGGAAGTGGTGAACAAGAAGATGAAACTAAACAACTTGTTAAGGAATTTGAATTAGAAGAGTTATTTATTTTCACAGGATTCCAATCGAATATTTATCCATTTTATCAGTTAATCGATATCTTTTTCTTACCATCTTTATATGAAGGATTACCAATGGTCTTACTCGAAGCAATGGCGTTTAGGAAGGCTGTAGTGTCTATGAATGTTGGAAGTATAAATGAGATAATAAAGGATGATATAACAGGGAAACTAGTTAAACCAAAAGCCTATAGTGAATTTATAAAGTGCTTATATAATATAAAAGAAGATGAAACTATTTTACAAAAATACGGTAATAATGCTCGAATGCTTATAGAAGGGAATAATGATATAAAGGCATATGTAAAAAAGATAATTTCAATATATGATAAAGTTATAAATTTATAA
- a CDS encoding glycosyltransferase family 4 protein, whose translation MKKVLYITTVSRTVNAFLVPHIQMLLDEGYQVDIATCIDKPIDQSLTSRGVNIFNIPFTRNPLHPGNVKAFGQLIQIQKKEQYDMVHVHTPVASLFGRLLKLGFPKLKTIYTAHGYHFLKGGPKIGWLLYYPIEKVMAKLTDVTITINQEDYDITVSKLKPRKTYLMNGVGLDLTQYKILPEKQNQQKREELGLSKDDFVIIMIAELNENKNQIQLIKAMELLKDKYPQIKALLVGEGLKLSELQHEVKQRELTDKIQFLGFRHDINELINVSNIGVLLSYREGLPRNLMELMACGRKIIGTNIRGCRDIIVDETVGAKVLVEDEFGLAKEIEQLYHTRESEFELSLHLKSYEVESILGQLKQIYTDIVREG comes from the coding sequence ATGAAAAAAGTACTTTATATCACAACGGTTAGTCGAACAGTGAATGCTTTTTTAGTGCCACATATTCAAATGTTACTCGATGAAGGATATCAGGTTGATATTGCGACCTGTATTGATAAACCAATCGATCAATCTTTAACTAGTCGTGGAGTAAACATCTTTAATATTCCTTTTACAAGAAATCCACTTCACCCAGGAAATGTTAAAGCGTTTGGTCAATTAATTCAAATTCAAAAGAAAGAGCAATATGACATGGTTCATGTGCATACCCCAGTCGCCTCCTTATTTGGTCGCCTTTTAAAGCTTGGATTTCCCAAACTCAAAACGATTTATACCGCTCATGGCTATCACTTTTTAAAAGGTGGACCAAAAATCGGGTGGTTGTTATATTATCCCATTGAAAAAGTCATGGCTAAACTAACTGATGTCACAATTACCATTAATCAAGAGGACTATGACATTACAGTAAGTAAACTAAAGCCTAGAAAAACGTATTTAATGAATGGAGTCGGACTTGATTTAACGCAGTATAAAATCTTACCCGAGAAACAGAATCAGCAAAAACGTGAAGAACTTGGATTAAGCAAAGATGATTTTGTCATCATTATGATTGCAGAACTTAACGAAAATAAAAATCAAATTCAACTCATTAAAGCGATGGAATTGCTAAAAGATAAGTACCCTCAAATTAAAGCATTACTTGTAGGCGAAGGTCTGAAGTTATCTGAGTTACAACACGAAGTAAAACAGAGAGAACTGACTGATAAAATTCAATTTTTAGGTTTTAGACATGATATTAATGAACTCATTAATGTTTCAAATATCGGAGTACTATTATCTTATCGTGAAGGCTTGCCACGAAATCTCATGGAACTCATGGCCTGTGGTCGAAAAATCATTGGAACGAATATTCGTGGTTGTCGAGATATTATTGTGGACGAAACAGTAGGAGCTAAAGTCTTGGTTGAAGATGAATTTGGATTAGCTAAGGAAATTGAACAGTTGTATCACACTCGTGAATCAGAATTTGAACTAAGTCTGCATCTTAAGTCTTATGAGGTGGAATCTATTTTAGGGCAATTAAAGCAAATTTATACCGATATTGTAAGGGAGGGATAA
- a CDS encoding CpsD/CapB family tyrosine-protein kinase, with protein sequence MAYHRSKKSLSSEAYRSLRTSLQYSSVDRELQTIVITSSVPGEGKSTVASNLAFSMNEMNKKVLLIDADLRKPTIHKKLNLSNQIGLTDGIVHKLQFNEVIQKVNDYFHVMTAGKIPPNPAEIVGSEAMAQLLNQLKEEYDYIIIDTPPVLSVTDPQLLALKVDGTLLVVREGMAKHKLVLAAYQELEKVQANIVGTVLNDCEEKTKGYSKYYYQYEEGAQPKGRKRRH encoded by the coding sequence ATGGCCTATCATCGCTCAAAAAAATCATTATCTTCAGAAGCATATCGTTCTCTTCGTACAAGCTTACAATATTCATCGGTTGATCGAGAGTTACAAACCATCGTCATTACAAGTTCCGTTCCAGGTGAAGGAAAGTCAACAGTTGCTTCAAATCTAGCTTTTTCAATGAATGAAATGAATAAAAAAGTTCTACTAATTGATGCCGATTTAAGAAAACCGACGATTCATAAAAAATTGAATTTATCGAATCAAATCGGTTTAACGGATGGAATTGTCCATAAGCTACAGTTTAATGAAGTCATTCAAAAGGTGAATGATTATTTTCATGTCATGACAGCTGGTAAAATTCCACCGAACCCGGCAGAAATTGTTGGTTCAGAAGCAATGGCTCAGTTATTAAATCAGTTAAAAGAAGAATATGACTACATTATTATTGATACCCCACCGGTTTTATCCGTGACCGATCCACAGTTACTAGCTTTAAAAGTAGATGGAACATTATTAGTCGTTCGAGAAGGAATGGCTAAACATAAGCTAGTTTTAGCCGCCTATCAAGAGCTTGAGAAAGTACAGGCGAATATTGTCGGAACGGTATTAAATGATTGTGAAGAGAAAACAAAAGGATATTCGAAATATTATTATCAATATGAAGAAGGGGCACAACCTAAAGGACGTAAAAGACGTCATTAA
- a CDS encoding YveK family protein gives MEERTLEIQELFELFKKKIWVLIGVTFIMTMLGVCYSLTMDTMYRARVKVYVGDSETIINSYTEDQMKYYSNFMNTFKEIIVIDDFLNETLEKNQIGLTADQVKSGLSFTSATNSPILEINYTSADQIQARDVLKALANEYTRQAESIMPNAKVQIVDSVKVFTIEPATLKVIMVAFAVGVIASIGLILVLDYLDDTIRKKQTLEKLLPVPVLGTLPHFDEKEGK, from the coding sequence ATGGAAGAAAGAACGTTAGAAATACAAGAACTCTTTGAGTTGTTTAAAAAGAAAATATGGGTTTTAATAGGTGTGACTTTTATCATGACGATGTTAGGAGTCTGCTACTCTTTAACCATGGATACAATGTACCGTGCACGTGTTAAAGTTTATGTAGGAGATTCAGAAACCATTATTAATAGCTATACGGAAGATCAAATGAAGTATTATTCTAATTTCATGAATACGTTTAAAGAAATTATCGTTATTGATGACTTCTTAAATGAGACATTAGAAAAGAATCAGATTGGGTTAACGGCCGATCAAGTGAAAAGCGGATTAAGCTTTACGTCTGCGACAAACTCTCCAATCTTAGAAATAAATTATACGAGTGCTGATCAAATACAAGCACGTGATGTGTTAAAAGCCTTAGCCAATGAATATACGAGACAAGCGGAAAGTATTATGCCAAATGCGAAAGTTCAAATAGTTGATAGCGTCAAAGTATTTACAATTGAGCCAGCAACACTAAAAGTGATTATGGTTGCATTTGCCGTTGGAGTGATTGCTTCAATTGGTTTGATTTTAGTGCTTGATTATTTAGATGATACGATCCGTAAAAAACAAACATTAGAAAAGCTTTTACCAGTTCCGGTGCTTGGAACGTTACCACATTTTGATGAAAAGGAGGGGAAATAA
- a CDS encoding DegT/DnrJ/EryC1/StrS family aminotransferase, which translates to MNERIYLASPHMSEQGYEEQYVKEAFETNWVAPLGPNVTNFEKELAQYVGVKSASALSSGTAAIHLGLKALGVTTGDVVFCSTLTFSASCNPILYLGATPVFIDSNALTWNMCPKALKLAFENAEKNNQLPKAVVVVNLYGQSADMDPILELCQQYTVPILEDAAESLGATYKGRMSGTIGDIGIYSFNGNKIITTSGGGMMVSNNEDYTKKATFWATQSREAERHYEHKEIGYNYRMSNVVAGIGRGQLKVLNDRIAKKKEIYETYKEGFRDIEDIQMMNICDFGESNYWLSVMTLKEDSKVKPLDIMLALESENIESRPVWKPMHLQPVFKQYPFFTATKEIPFSEDYFNRGVCLPSDTKMTKEQQEFIIKLIKQLFEQ; encoded by the coding sequence ATGAACGAGCGTATTTATTTGGCTTCGCCTCATATGAGTGAACAAGGGTATGAAGAACAGTATGTAAAAGAAGCGTTTGAAACGAACTGGGTGGCGCCACTCGGACCCAATGTGACGAATTTTGAAAAAGAATTAGCACAGTACGTAGGTGTGAAGTCAGCTTCTGCTTTATCGAGTGGAACGGCTGCGATTCATTTAGGGTTAAAAGCGTTAGGTGTGACGACAGGAGACGTTGTCTTTTGTTCAACCTTGACGTTCTCGGCATCATGCAACCCGATTCTTTACTTAGGGGCAACACCTGTGTTTATTGATAGCAATGCTTTAACTTGGAATATGTGTCCGAAAGCATTAAAACTAGCTTTTGAAAACGCAGAAAAAAACAACCAACTTCCAAAAGCAGTGGTGGTTGTTAACTTATATGGGCAAAGTGCTGACATGGATCCTATTTTAGAACTTTGTCAACAATATACCGTTCCGATTTTAGAAGATGCAGCCGAATCTTTAGGAGCTACTTATAAAGGAAGAATGAGTGGAACGATTGGCGATATTGGGATCTATTCCTTTAACGGCAATAAAATCATCACGACTTCAGGTGGAGGGATGATGGTTTCAAACAATGAAGACTATACAAAAAAAGCAACATTCTGGGCAACACAATCTCGTGAAGCAGAACGTCACTACGAACATAAAGAAATTGGCTACAACTACCGTATGTCAAATGTCGTTGCTGGTATTGGACGAGGGCAGTTAAAAGTATTAAATGATCGTATTGCGAAGAAAAAAGAAATCTACGAAACGTACAAAGAAGGCTTCAGGGATATTGAAGACATTCAAATGATGAATATTTGTGACTTTGGTGAGTCTAACTACTGGCTATCAGTAATGACCTTAAAAGAAGATTCTAAAGTTAAACCACTCGATATCATGTTAGCGTTAGAATCAGAAAATATTGAATCTCGTCCTGTTTGGAAACCAATGCATCTGCAACCAGTCTTTAAACAGTATCCATTCTTTACAGCAACTAAAGAAATCCCGTTTTCAGAAGACTACTTTAATCGTGGAGTTTGTTTACCATCGGATACGAAAATGACGAAAGAACAACAAGAATTTATTATTAAGTTAATTAAGCAGTTATTTGAGCAGTAA
- a CDS encoding acetyltransferase: MKEIILLGAGGHAAVILDILKAQIANGEKIKIKGLLDDSNKKEWMGYPVLGSTLEVNDFNEENTYFIIAIGSNEIRYKLSEKYSHLKFFTAIHPSAIIGSQVNIGVGTVVMPNAVINANSQIGEHVIINTGVIVEHDNLIGDYVHLSPNATLCGTVRVKPLTHIGAGTTVIQGKTIGMQSMIGAGATVITDIPDQVVAVGTPAKVIKQY; this comes from the coding sequence ATGAAAGAAATTATTTTACTTGGAGCAGGCGGTCATGCCGCTGTCATATTAGATATTTTAAAAGCACAAATTGCCAATGGTGAAAAAATCAAAATTAAAGGTTTGCTCGATGACTCAAACAAAAAAGAGTGGATGGGTTATCCAGTCCTCGGTTCAACGTTAGAAGTCAATGACTTTAATGAAGAAAATACCTATTTCATTATTGCCATTGGTTCAAATGAAATCCGTTATAAGTTAAGTGAAAAATATAGTCACTTGAAGTTTTTTACTGCGATTCATCCGAGTGCGATTATTGGAAGTCAGGTTAATATTGGAGTAGGAACCGTAGTGATGCCAAATGCCGTTATTAATGCGAATAGTCAAATTGGTGAGCATGTCATCATTAATACAGGAGTAATTGTTGAGCATGATAACTTGATTGGTGATTATGTTCATCTCTCACCAAACGCCACGCTATGTGGAACGGTCAGAGTTAAACCACTGACTCATATCGGAGCGGGAACAACAGTCATTCAAGGAAAAACAATTGGCATGCAGTCGATGATTGGAGCGGGAGCAACAGTTATTACAGATATCCCGGATCAAGTCGTTGCGGTTGGAACACCTGCTAAAGTGATTAAACAATACTAG
- a CDS encoding sugar transferase translates to MQQIIKRILDFIMAFIGLILASPILLIIAILVKTKLGSPILFRQQRAGLNGEIFEMVKFRTMKDATDSEGNPLPDEERLTKFGQLLRKTSLDELPELWNVLKGDMSLVGPRPLLVEYLPLYSTEQMKRHDVRPGITGYAQVNGRNNISWTKKFELDVYYVENFSLWLDVKILFQTVAKVLGQADINQEGNVTMEKFNGMN, encoded by the coding sequence ATGCAACAAATCATTAAACGTATTTTAGATTTTATTATGGCTTTTATTGGACTAATCTTAGCTTCTCCTATTTTGTTAATCATCGCTATTTTAGTAAAAACGAAGCTTGGATCACCCATTTTATTTCGGCAACAACGCGCGGGGTTAAATGGAGAAATCTTTGAAATGGTGAAGTTTCGTACGATGAAAGATGCTACTGATTCAGAAGGAAATCCACTACCGGATGAAGAACGTCTCACTAAATTTGGACAGTTACTTCGAAAAACAAGTTTAGATGAGTTGCCTGAGTTATGGAACGTTTTAAAAGGTGATATGAGTTTAGTGGGGCCACGTCCACTGCTTGTGGAATATTTACCTCTTTATTCAACGGAGCAAATGAAACGCCATGATGTTCGTCCAGGGATTACGGGTTATGCTCAAGTGAATGGTCGTAATAATATTTCATGGACTAAAAAATTTGAACTGGATGTCTACTACGTGGAGAATTTTAGCTTATGGTTAGATGTCAAAATCTTGTTTCAAACCGTTGCTAAAGTGTTAGGGCAAGCGGATATTAATCAAGAAGGTAATGTCACAATGGAAAAATTTAATGGGATGAACTAA
- a CDS encoding polysaccharide biosynthesis protein: MRELILEGPLLRKRGVKKGILIGIDTILITLSYGLATLFRYHLAGNSLVETIGIFNYYKWEFVLSLGILLLCQWIMKQYQSIWTLAGIEDFMLGTLAFMGGTIINLMISMLLPHRVPLLVTTLAGILAMLLCNGVRILWRIIRRMIISRQYEYQHKIQRILIYGAGMGGSLVANEYKRNPHLGKKVIGFIDDNQEKLGTVIGNTPVYGTHEDLEQIVHQHQIDEVIIAIANIEESLLKEVSLTIKQLGLTVKMMPGLFELIDGKFNLNMIREVQVEDLLARDSIKLDYEGIHEYLEHQVVMVTGGGGSIGSELCRQIVKFNPKQLIILDIYENNAYDLQNELLRQYPNLNLVTLIASVRDRHRLEEIYQTYQPNVVFHAAAHKHVPLMEVSPSEAIKNNVLGTLNTAELASEYGVKRFVLISTDKAVNPTNVMGATKRLCEMIIQAMNPKSQTEYVAVRFGNVLGSNGSVVPLFKKQIAKGGPVTLTHKDITRYFMTIPEAAQLVLQAGGFAQGGEIFVLDMGKPVKIYDLAENLIKLSGYEPHVDIEIEVTGLRPGEKLYEELLMDEEGLTETRHQKIFIGKPSEFELTTVKSQIQELLQVAKTKGIQELKEKLKEVVPTYEEPDHHQLDKEKMTLPVEESHETNQRLSHVAQGTHHKVV, from the coding sequence ATGAGAGAGTTAATATTAGAGGGGCCACTTCTTAGAAAACGTGGAGTGAAAAAGGGAATTTTAATCGGGATAGATACCATTTTAATCACACTATCGTATGGATTAGCGACGTTATTTCGTTACCACTTAGCGGGAAATTCACTGGTTGAAACGATTGGGATTTTTAATTATTACAAGTGGGAGTTTGTTTTAAGTTTAGGAATTTTACTACTATGTCAGTGGATCATGAAGCAGTATCAAAGTATTTGGACGTTAGCGGGGATTGAGGATTTTATGCTTGGAACGCTTGCGTTTATGGGGGGAACGATCATTAACTTGATGATTTCAATGCTACTTCCTCATCGTGTACCGTTACTGGTGACGACACTTGCTGGGATTTTGGCGATGCTACTTTGTAATGGAGTTCGTATTTTGTGGCGTATCATTCGACGAATGATTATCTCACGTCAATATGAATATCAGCATAAGATTCAGCGCATTTTGATTTATGGGGCTGGTATGGGTGGAAGCTTAGTGGCGAATGAATATAAGCGAAACCCTCATTTAGGGAAAAAAGTCATTGGTTTTATAGATGATAATCAAGAAAAGTTAGGCACGGTGATTGGAAATACACCGGTATATGGAACCCATGAAGACTTAGAACAAATCGTTCATCAACATCAAATTGATGAAGTGATTATCGCGATTGCAAACATTGAAGAAAGTCTTCTAAAAGAAGTGTCACTCACCATTAAACAACTTGGATTAACGGTTAAAATGATGCCGGGTCTTTTTGAACTCATTGATGGTAAGTTTAATCTTAACATGATTCGTGAGGTACAAGTGGAGGATTTACTTGCTCGTGATTCGATCAAACTGGATTATGAAGGGATTCATGAGTATTTAGAGCATCAGGTCGTGATGGTGACGGGGGGTGGTGGATCGATTGGTTCGGAGCTTTGTCGTCAAATTGTAAAGTTTAATCCAAAGCAACTGATTATTTTAGATATTTATGAAAATAATGCGTATGATTTACAAAATGAATTGTTACGTCAATATCCTAATCTAAATTTAGTGACGTTAATTGCCTCGGTTCGAGATCGTCATCGATTAGAAGAGATTTATCAAACGTACCAGCCAAATGTCGTGTTTCATGCGGCCGCCCACAAACATGTTCCACTCATGGAAGTGAGTCCGTCTGAAGCGATTAAAAATAATGTGCTTGGAACACTCAATACGGCGGAACTGGCGAGTGAGTATGGGGTGAAACGCTTTGTACTCATTTCAACGGATAAAGCGGTGAATCCAACGAATGTCATGGGAGCGACGAAACGTTTATGTGAAATGATTATTCAAGCGATGAATCCTAAAAGTCAAACCGAATATGTGGCGGTGCGTTTTGGAAATGTGCTTGGATCGAATGGATCAGTCGTACCACTGTTTAAAAAGCAAATTGCCAAAGGTGGACCGGTGACGTTAACACATAAAGACATTACCCGTTACTTTATGACGATTCCTGAGGCGGCACAACTGGTGCTTCAAGCGGGAGGATTCGCTCAAGGTGGAGAAATCTTTGTGCTTGATATGGGAAAACCAGTTAAGATTTATGATTTAGCGGAAAATCTCATTAAGTTATCCGGTTATGAACCTCATGTGGACATCGAAATTGAAGTCACAGGGCTTCGCCCAGGGGAGAAGCTGTACGAAGAGTTATTGATGGATGAAGAAGGATTAACAGAGACGCGCCATCAAAAAATCTTTATTGGAAAACCAAGTGAATTTGAATTAACAACGGTCAAATCACAAATTCAAGAGTTATTACAAGTGGCGAAAACAAAAGGGATTCAAGAACTAAAAGAGAAGTTAAAAGAAGTGGTGCCGACTTATGAGGAGCCAGATCATCATCAATTAGATAAAGAGAAGATGACCCTACCAGTGGAGGAAAGCCACGAGACCAATCAAAGATTGTCCCACGTGGCGCAGGGAACCCACCATAAAGTTGTATAA
- the galU gene encoding UTP--glucose-1-phosphate uridylyltransferase GalU, which produces MRKPVRKAVIPAAGFGTRFLPATKSQPKEMLPIVDKPTIQYIIEEAIASGIEEILIVTSSTKRSIEDHFDKSYELEDTLAKKGKNDMLEMVQNISNMAQIHYIRQKEAKGLGHAILCAKTFIGNEPFAVLLGDDIVVNDENPATKQLINAYEKNGCSIMGVQTVADEDVSKYGIMKPSKSHQPEGRLVKLSGMVEKPKQEEAPSNLAVMGRYVLTPEIFEMLETQGEGAGGEIQLTDAIDRLMDRQAVYAYDFEGQRYDVGDKFGFIKATIDFSLNREDLKHQVIAYLKELKQA; this is translated from the coding sequence ATGAGAAAACCTGTACGTAAAGCCGTGATTCCAGCTGCCGGATTTGGAACACGATTCTTACCAGCAACGAAATCACAACCAAAAGAAATGTTACCTATCGTTGATAAACCAACGATTCAATACATCATCGAAGAAGCGATTGCTTCAGGAATTGAAGAAATTCTAATTGTCACAAGCTCAACAAAGCGTTCCATTGAAGATCACTTCGATAAATCTTACGAACTTGAAGACACACTAGCTAAAAAAGGAAAAAATGACATGCTTGAAATGGTTCAAAACATTTCAAATATGGCACAAATTCACTATATTCGTCAAAAAGAAGCGAAAGGTTTAGGTCATGCGATTTTATGTGCCAAAACATTCATTGGGAATGAACCATTTGCTGTCTTACTTGGAGATGATATCGTCGTAAACGATGAAAACCCAGCAACCAAACAATTAATTAATGCTTATGAGAAAAACGGATGCTCAATTATGGGTGTTCAAACCGTAGCAGACGAAGACGTTTCTAAATACGGAATTATGAAACCTTCAAAATCACATCAACCAGAAGGACGTCTAGTTAAACTATCTGGAATGGTTGAAAAACCAAAACAAGAAGAAGCACCATCAAACTTAGCTGTTATGGGACGCTACGTCTTAACACCAGAAATCTTTGAAATGTTAGAAACTCAAGGTGAAGGGGCTGGTGGAGAAATCCAATTAACAGATGCCATTGATCGCTTAATGGATCGCCAAGCCGTTTATGCCTATGACTTTGAAGGACAACGCTATGACGTTGGAGATAAATTCGGATTCATCAAAGCAACCATTGACTTTTCATTAAACCGCGAAGATCTAAAACACCAAGTCATTGCCTACTTAAAAGAACTAAAACAAGCTTAA
- a CDS encoding LCP family protein, whose product MSKKKVLGIVISLMIIVFILVIGGGIFAANHFYSKVETTESLKPAEVGVIEELVQKEEESNIVNIAVLGIDRDGDGSNGRSDAIKVISLDMNNKKVKMTSFQRDTLIYIPEPENDFDKLNHAYWYGKAPLTLKTLNYNFDLDITRYVAFNFDAIEHIIDTIDGIELDVHENELKVTNDYIQHLNSLSDTDQDAPYLTKGGLQKLSGRQAMAYMRNRYVGDDFDRMNRQNKVMEAMIDKVMNQSYTELLGLLDACLPYVETNLTMNEMISFGTKVLTFDLKNIEQTQIPAADNKNRTVSYKGYSPLYVMNNYQDLVRDVHAFIYNDAEYQPSQTVIENEAAIYEKFGTVK is encoded by the coding sequence GTGAGTAAGAAAAAAGTACTAGGGATTGTGATTTCTTTAATGATTATTGTTTTCATCTTAGTTATTGGTGGAGGGATTTTTGCGGCGAATCATTTTTACTCAAAGGTAGAGACAACGGAATCTTTAAAGCCCGCAGAGGTTGGAGTTATTGAAGAGCTTGTTCAAAAAGAGGAAGAGTCTAATATTGTTAATATTGCGGTTTTAGGGATTGATCGCGATGGTGATGGGTCAAATGGTCGTAGTGATGCAATTAAGGTGATTTCTCTTGATATGAATAATAAAAAGGTGAAGATGACATCGTTTCAGCGTGATACATTGATTTATATTCCTGAGCCTGAAAATGATTTTGATAAGCTGAATCATGCGTATTGGTATGGAAAAGCGCCATTAACATTAAAGACGTTAAATTATAATTTTGATTTAGATATTACGCGTTATGTCGCGTTTAATTTTGATGCGATTGAGCATATTATTGATACGATTGATGGAATTGAGTTAGATGTTCATGAAAACGAGTTAAAAGTGACAAATGATTATATTCAGCATTTAAATAGTTTATCAGATACTGATCAAGATGCTCCTTATTTAACGAAAGGTGGATTACAAAAATTATCGGGACGCCAAGCGATGGCGTATATGCGTAATCGTTATGTTGGTGATGATTTTGATCGAATGAATCGTCAGAACAAAGTGATGGAAGCGATGATTGATAAAGTGATGAATCAAAGTTATACGGAGCTATTAGGCTTGCTAGACGCTTGTTTACCTTATGTTGAAACGAATTTAACGATGAATGAGATGATTAGTTTTGGAACAAAAGTTTTAACATTTGATTTGAAAAATATTGAGCAAACACAAATTCCGGCTGCTGATAATAAAAATAGAACGGTAAGTTATAAAGGATATAGCCCGCTTTATGTCATGAACAATTATCAGGACTTAGTACGTGATGTGCATGCTTTTATTTATAATGACGCTGAGTATCAGCCATCACAAACTGTCATTGAGAATGAGGCTGCTATTTATGAGAAGTTTGGAACTGTTAAATAA